The sequence CTGGGGCCTCGTCGAGCCCTTCATCACGGATGGGCTTCAGCTCGAGGGGCGCGTGGAGAAGGTGGACTCGGACTACCACACCGAGTCCGGCAGCCCGATTGCCTCGGTCACCGTGGGCGGCGTGACGGTGTGGGTGAGCCCCTCGACGACACACGTCGAGCGGGACGGCGCGGTGGTGCCGTCCACGTCGCTCGCCGTGGGTCAGGTGGTGAGCGTCAAGGGCCACCCCATTGGCGAGCCGAAGGTGACGTCGGTGTCCGCCTACGAGGTGACGGTGCTCCCGGAGGGCACCGAGGTCCCCGCGGTGGTGGACCTGGCGGCCGAGCAGCGCAGCGACGGCCTCGTGAGCCTCACCGTGTTCGCCGTCATCGCCGCCTTCGTGGGCCTCTTCATCGGCGCCGCGGACGGGCTCTTGTCGCGCGCGTTCCACCGCGCGGCCGTCTGCGGCTCGGTGGGACTGGGCATGGGCCTGGTGGTGGGCCTCATGGCCACGCTCCTGGCCGGGCTGACCTACGGCCTGGGCCGCCACCTGGTGGAGTCGCTGGGCGAAGAGGGCGTGACGGGCATGACGACGGCGCAGCTGCTGGTGCAGATGTGCGTGCGCGGCGTGGCCTGGGCGCTGGCCGGGGCCGCCATGGGACTGGGACAGGGCGTGGCGCTGCGCTCCTCCAAGCTGCTCATCAACGGGCTCATCGGCGGCATGGCCGGGGCGCTGCTCGGCGGGCTGCTCT comes from Pyxidicoccus parkwaysis and encodes:
- a CDS encoding FHA domain-containing protein, whose amino-acid sequence is MTGAAEKIVIAPEELASPEVDEALSRQLSFGMAPAPERVEDKRTGFFYRAYVALSLAGLLGGLCGWGLVEPFITDGLQLEGRVEKVDSDYHTESGSPIASVTVGGVTVWVSPSTTHVERDGAVVPSTSLAVGQVVSVKGHPIGEPKVTSVSAYEVTVLPEGTEVPAVVDLAAEQRSDGLVSLTVFAVIAAFVGLFIGAADGLLSRAFHRAAVCGSVGLGMGLVVGLMATLLAGLTYGLGRHLVESLGEEGVTGMTTAQLLVQMCVRGVAWALAGAAMGLGQGVALRSSKLLINGLIGGMAGALLGGLLFDPISLLFEGFSTGEAWLSRGVGFGVIGLVTGLMIGLVELAAREAWIKMLTGPLAGKEFVLFKSPTTVGSSPKSDVYLFKDSEVEPTHALIHAMGEGYELEDKKGPAGTYVNGRRVSRARLASGDQVRVGKTVFVLNLKEG